In Nicotiana tabacum cultivar K326 chromosome 21, ASM71507v2, whole genome shotgun sequence, one DNA window encodes the following:
- the LOC107763179 gene encoding putative L-type lectin-domain containing receptor kinase S.5, giving the protein MGLLTAKLITIFIFLCCLQSISRAKLKKFDKQYGPFDETYHDIFQVIPPATISNQSLQVTSDFVRVYGSLLNNAGRILLKQSFKLWDDSTKRVASFNSSFLVNIYRVENETAAEGLTFLISPDLELPTNSHGQHLGLTNANTDGGSTNKVIAVELDTFKQEFDPDDNHIGIDIHSISSVKVESLTKHGIELAPIGARFYNIWVQYDGIKRVLDVYIAEQAEYNGSTPPRPRNPILTHDIDLRDVVNQESYFGFSASTGNFFQLNCVLRWNLTVEYFQEKNQYLTIGLGVGVPLFVLFLILLPLLGYYYHKKKAARSDSIILGALKSLPGMPRDFKFKILKKATNNFDEKNKLGEGGFGVVYKGYLVGENLEIAVKRFSRESIKGQDDFLAELTIINRLRHKHLVKLLGWSHKHGKLLLVYEYMPNGSLDKHLFSGPDKKPLSWQVRYKIVSGVASALHYLHDEFEQKVVHRDLKANNIMLDSNFNARLGDFGLARALDNEKTSYAEAEGVLGTMGYIAPECFLTGKATQHSDVYAFGAVLLELVCGKRPGTKVNGFQLFADWVWYLHRDGRILEAVDTRLGDDYVAEEVKRLLLLALACSHPIASERPKTQTIVQIISGSVPEPEVPPFKPAFVWPSSLVPIDVDSSIVDTISITTPQLSSGNNVEYQSK; this is encoded by the exons ATGGGATTGTTGACAGCAAAACTCATCACCATCTTCATCTTTCTCTGTTGTCTTCAGTCCATATCTCGAGCCAAGCTAAAGAAATTCGACAAGCAATATGGACCCTTTGACGAAACTTACCATGACATTTTTCAAGTAATACCTCCTGCAACGATCAGTAACCAGTCTCTCCAAGTGACATCTGATTTTGTCCGCGTTTATGGGAGCCTGTTAAACAATGCAGGAAGAATCCTCTTGAAACAGTCCTTCAAGTTGTGGGATGATAGTACCAAAAGAGTGGCATCTTTCAACTCTTCATTCCTTGTAAACATTTACAGGGTAGAAAATGAAACTGCAGCTGAAGGTTTAACTTTCTTGATTTCTCCTGATTTAGAGCTGCCAACTAACAGCCACGGACAGCATTTAGGCTTGACAAATGCTAATACTGATGGTGGATCTACCAATAAAGTTATCGCGGTCGAGCTTGATACATTCAAGCAAGAGTTTGACCCTGATGATAACCATATTGGGATTGATATTCATAGTATTAGTTCtgtaaaggtcgaatctttaaccAAACATGGTATTGAGCTTGCTCCAATTGGTGCAAGATTTTACAATATTTGGGTACAATATGATGGTATCAAGAGAGTTCTTGATGTGTACATAGCAGAACAAGCCGAGTATAATGGCTCAACCCCACCTAGGCCAAGGAATCCAATATTAACACATGATATTGATTTAAGAGATGTTGTTAATCAAGAATCATACTTTGGATTCTCTGCTTCAACAGGAAATTTTTTTCAATTGAATTGTGTGTTAAGGTGGAACTTGACAGTTGagtattttcaagaaaaaaatcaATACTTAACCATTGGTCTAGGTGTTGGGGTTCCATTATTTGTTCTGTTCTTGATTTTGTTACCACTTTTGGGGTACTATTACCACAAGAAAAAGGCTGCTAGGTCAGACTCAATTATACTTGGTGCACTTAAGAGTTTGCCTGGAATGCCTAGAGATTTTAAGTTTAAGATATTGAAGAAAGCTACAAATAATTTTGATGAAAAGAATAAGCTAGGTGAAGGTGGATTTGGAGTGGTTTACAAAGGGTATTTAGTTGGTGAAAATTTGGAAATTGCAGTGAAGCGGTTTTCAAGGGAAAGTATCAAAGGTCAAGATGATTTCTTGGCTGAGCTTACCATCATCAACCGTCTACGGCATAAACATCTTGTCAAATTgctcg GATGGAGCCACAAGCATGGAAAGCTACTACTTGTATATGAATACATGCCAAATGGTAGCCTAGACAAACACCTTTTCTCAGGGCCAGATAAAAAGCCACTCAGCTGGCAAGTCAGGTACAAGATTGTTTCAGGCGTCGCCTCAGCTCTGCACTATCTGCACGATGAGTTCGAGCAGAAAGTGGTCCATCGTGATCTTAAGGCAAACAACATCATGCTCGACTCCAACTTCAATGCACGCCTCGGTGATTTTGGCCTGGCACGAGCACTTGACAATGAAAAGACCTCGTATGCTGAGGCAGAGGGCGTGCTTGGCACGATGGGATACATTGCACCAGAGTGTTTTCTCACTGGAAAAGCCACTCAACATTCTGATGTATATGCATTTGGGGCAGTGTTGTTGGAATTAGTATGTGGCAAGAGACCTGGAACTAAAGTTAATGGCTTTCAACTATTTGCTGATTGGGTTTGGTACTTGCATCGCGATGGTAGAATCCTCGAAGCTGTTGACACGAGGCTCGGGGATGATTATGTAGCTGAAGAAGTAAAGAGATTGTTATTACTTGCTTTGGCTTGCTCTCATCCAATTGCTAGTGAAAGGCCTAAAACACAGACGATTGTTCAAATTATATCAGGGTCAGTACCAGAACCTGAAGTTCCACCATTCAAGCCAGCATTTGTATGGCCTTCTTCTCTGGTGCCAATTGACGTAGACTCGAGTATTGTCGATACAATATCCATCACAACTCCTCAGCTCAGTTCAGGAAACAATGTTGAGTATCAAAGTAAGTAG